From a single Collimonas pratensis genomic region:
- the arfB gene encoding alternative ribosome rescue aminoacyl-tRNA hydrolase ArfB has product MFPLNDDKLLRITDSLAIPLSEIEISAVRAQGPGGQNVNKVSSAIHLRFDIQASSLSEFYKERLLALNDQRITKDGVLVLKAQQSRSQEKNKGEALLRLQELLLSVTVIQKKRRATAPSRSSQLKRVDSKTRRGKDKAMRGKVVL; this is encoded by the coding sequence ATGTTTCCTCTTAACGACGACAAGCTGCTGCGCATTACCGATTCGCTCGCCATCCCTTTGAGCGAGATCGAGATCAGCGCCGTCCGTGCCCAAGGGCCGGGCGGCCAGAATGTCAACAAGGTGTCCTCGGCCATCCATCTGCGTTTCGATATCCAGGCGTCGTCGCTGTCCGAGTTCTACAAGGAAAGGCTGCTGGCTTTGAACGACCAGCGCATTACCAAGGACGGCGTGCTGGTGCTTAAGGCGCAGCAGTCGCGCAGCCAGGAAAAGAACAAGGGCGAAGCCTTGCTCAGGCTGCAGGAGCTGCTGCTGAGCGTCACCGTGATCCAGAAGAAAAGGCGGGCCACTGCGCCCAGCCGCAGTTCCCAGCTTAAGCGCGTCGACAGCAAGACCCGGCGCGGCAAGGACAAAGCCATGCGCGGCAAGGTCGTCCTCTAG
- a CDS encoding glutathione S-transferase family protein codes for MYELYIANKNYSSWSLRPWVLMRELGLAFNERLMPFSAGGIGANWDAFRSFSPTGKVPALKDGETAVWDSLGITEYLAERHAGVWPADVQARSWARCAAAEMHSGFGALREYCTMNCGVRIKLAQVPAALARDVARLDELWSEGLQRFGGPFLAGAGFSAVDAFFAPVAFRVQTYGLQLSPAAQAYAARLLHLPSMQQWQADALAETWREPGHEAELAAAGSLLEDLRSRA; via the coding sequence ATGTATGAGCTGTATATTGCCAATAAAAATTATTCGTCGTGGTCCTTGCGCCCTTGGGTGCTGATGCGTGAACTCGGCCTGGCGTTCAATGAGCGCCTGATGCCGTTTTCCGCCGGAGGCATTGGCGCTAATTGGGATGCTTTCCGCAGTTTTTCGCCAACCGGTAAAGTGCCCGCCCTGAAAGATGGCGAGACCGCAGTCTGGGATTCGCTCGGCATCACCGAATATCTGGCAGAGCGCCATGCCGGCGTCTGGCCGGCGGATGTACAAGCCAGGAGCTGGGCCCGTTGCGCCGCCGCCGAGATGCATTCCGGCTTTGGCGCCTTGCGTGAATACTGCACCATGAATTGCGGTGTCCGGATCAAGCTGGCGCAGGTGCCGGCGGCACTTGCGCGCGATGTCGCGCGGCTGGATGAACTTTGGAGCGAAGGTCTGCAGCGTTTCGGCGGACCTTTCCTGGCTGGCGCCGGCTTTAGCGCTGTCGACGCGTTCTTTGCGCCGGTCGCCTTCCGGGTGCAAACCTATGGCTTGCAGCTGAGTCCGGCTGCGCAAGCCTACGCTGCACGGTTGCTGCATCTGCCGTCGATGCAGCAATGGCAGGCGGATGCTTTGGCGGAAACCTGGCGCGAGCCGGGCCATGAAGCGGAACTGGCGGCGGCGGGCAGCTTGCTAGAAGATCTGCGCAGCCGGGCCTGA
- a CDS encoding YceI family protein — MKTSSSGPHASANASGLLLRGSLLLLALAGNASNAAERYQIDSTHTFSYFEYSHWGLSMQRSRFDTTTGTIELDRDNQSGSVEIDIDAASVSTGSDGFNQIMRSGDYFDSANFPKISFKSSALHFDGPQLTQVDGDLTIKGISHPVTLQISNFNCRFMLIYGKQACGANGSASILRSDYKLGRYVPFVSDAVTLHISVEAIKEY; from the coding sequence ATGAAAACATCTAGTTCCGGACCCCATGCATCCGCCAACGCAAGCGGCCTGCTGCTGCGCGGATCGCTGTTGCTGCTGGCGCTGGCCGGCAACGCCAGCAACGCCGCCGAGCGCTATCAAATCGATAGCACACATACTTTTTCCTACTTCGAATACAGCCACTGGGGCTTGTCGATGCAGCGCAGCCGCTTCGACACCACTACCGGCACCATTGAGCTGGACCGCGACAACCAGAGCGGCAGCGTCGAGATCGACATCGACGCCGCATCGGTCAGCACCGGCAGCGACGGCTTCAATCAGATCATGCGTTCAGGCGATTATTTCGATAGCGCCAACTTCCCGAAGATCAGCTTCAAATCGTCCGCCCTGCACTTTGACGGGCCGCAGTTGACGCAAGTGGATGGCGACCTGACCATCAAGGGCATCAGCCATCCGGTCACGCTGCAGATCAGCAATTTCAATTGCCGCTTCATGCTTATCTACGGCAAGCAAGCCTGCGGCGCCAACGGCTCAGCCAGCATCCTGCGCAGCGATTACAAACTGGGGCGCTACGTGCCGTTTGTCAGCGATGCGGTGACCTTGCACATTAGCGTCGAAGCAATCAAGGAATATTGA
- a CDS encoding porin, with product MKKKFYMTTLAAMLAGSACAETGVTLFGVIDTGLEVLNNVPDANGNASRRSHLNSGNLWGSRWGLRGREDLGGGLQAIYHLESGFDSDTGASGQNGRLFGRGAYVGLAGKSHQVTLGRRNNTLYDYIYPFDPTGMAAYSALTHDAVLAGRADNAIRYDGQFQDLEMTGLYSFGYDGSLKDSGEMAGAPRIGRELGIGLRYAPGALAFGLAFDQRHGTSHASQGIADRRLAAGVSYSSGSVISYFGYRWFAPTSPDMSSRASNLYWGGLKYQATPAFSMVGMSAYTDTRGSAADPLTFALLGTYDLSKRSSLYLLASYASNRGGSNLGVNGFDEQIVSGSNQTGVIAGILHQF from the coding sequence ATGAAGAAAAAATTCTACATGACGACGCTAGCCGCCATGCTGGCCGGCAGCGCCTGCGCCGAAACTGGCGTCACGCTGTTCGGCGTCATCGATACCGGTTTGGAAGTGTTGAACAACGTCCCCGACGCCAACGGGAACGCCAGCCGCCGCAGCCATCTCAATTCGGGCAACCTGTGGGGATCGCGCTGGGGCTTGCGCGGCCGCGAAGACCTGGGCGGCGGTTTGCAGGCCATTTACCATCTGGAAAGCGGATTTGATTCCGACACCGGCGCCTCCGGCCAGAATGGGCGCTTGTTTGGGCGTGGCGCCTATGTTGGCCTGGCGGGGAAATCCCATCAAGTGACGCTGGGGCGCCGTAACAATACCTTGTACGATTACATCTACCCTTTTGATCCGACGGGTATGGCGGCATACTCGGCGTTGACGCACGATGCCGTGCTGGCCGGCCGCGCCGACAACGCCATCCGCTACGATGGCCAATTCCAGGACCTGGAAATGACCGGGCTCTACAGTTTCGGCTATGACGGCAGTTTGAAAGATAGTGGCGAAATGGCCGGCGCCCCCAGAATCGGGCGTGAACTGGGCATAGGCTTGCGGTATGCACCCGGTGCGCTGGCTTTCGGATTGGCTTTCGACCAGCGTCATGGCACGTCCCATGCATCGCAGGGCATCGCGGACAGGCGGCTTGCCGCCGGTGTCAGCTACAGCAGCGGATCGGTGATCTCCTATTTCGGTTACCGCTGGTTTGCACCGACTTCCCCCGACATGTCTTCCCGCGCATCCAATCTGTATTGGGGAGGCTTGAAGTACCAGGCGACTCCTGCATTTTCCATGGTCGGAATGAGCGCGTATACCGACACCAGGGGCAGTGCGGCCGATCCGCTGACCTTTGCATTATTGGGAACTTACGACCTGTCCAAGCGCAGCAGCCTGTATCTGCTGGCGTCGTACGCCAGCAACCGCGGCGGCTCGAATCTGGGCGTCAATGGCTTTGATGAGCAAATCGTCAGCGGCAGCAACCAGACCGGGGTGATCGCCGGCATTCTCCACCAATTTTGA
- a CDS encoding C45 family autoproteolytic acyltransferase/hydolase: MRDTDTGHFPLIEVAGTAYQRGRQHGSAAPERVARSARLYRRQLMRQGLGGDRLTRLALGMRAVIQRFDSAYLDEMQGIADGAGVSLADVILINCRTEMMFCHSDLKMVCRELEDRCTGLVVLPEHAAAGRLMHAHNWDWRQECADTGIVLRIRRDGADQPDLLLFAEAGALGRHGFNGAGLSMSGNFLSSDRDYRQLADVPLALVRRKMLEAPDMGSAMKILWRTRRFCSRNLMLAHAGVDRVGQALGDAVNLECAPDEIFWQAPQHGLLVHADHWLCPVARGKLRELGLAANPDSLYRQQRVETVLQQALRRGSQKIDWACIKHVLAGDFLYAGGVLRKPDAEGRHATVATTLMDAGAGAMWIARNPCRSQAFTEYRL; this comes from the coding sequence ATGCGTGATACAGATACTGGCCATTTCCCTTTGATTGAGGTCGCCGGTACAGCTTATCAACGCGGCAGGCAGCACGGCAGTGCCGCGCCGGAGCGTGTTGCACGCAGCGCGCGCCTGTATCGACGGCAATTGATGCGGCAGGGCCTGGGAGGCGATCGTCTGACCAGGCTGGCGCTCGGAATGCGCGCCGTCATCCAGCGTTTCGATTCTGCCTATCTGGATGAAATGCAGGGTATTGCCGATGGCGCCGGCGTGTCGCTGGCAGATGTGATCTTGATCAATTGCCGTACCGAGATGATGTTCTGCCACAGCGACTTGAAAATGGTTTGCCGGGAGCTTGAGGACCGCTGTACCGGGCTCGTGGTATTGCCTGAGCACGCGGCAGCCGGCCGCTTGATGCATGCGCATAACTGGGACTGGCGGCAGGAGTGCGCCGATACCGGCATTGTCCTGCGGATCCGTCGCGACGGCGCGGACCAGCCCGATCTGCTGCTGTTTGCCGAAGCGGGGGCGCTGGGGCGGCACGGTTTTAACGGCGCCGGTCTGTCGATGAGTGGTAACTTCCTGAGTTCTGATCGTGATTACCGTCAACTGGCCGATGTGCCGCTGGCGCTGGTGCGGCGCAAGATGCTGGAGGCGCCAGACATGGGCAGCGCCATGAAAATCCTGTGGCGCACACGACGCTTCTGCTCCCGCAACCTGATGCTGGCGCACGCCGGCGTCGACCGCGTTGGCCAGGCGCTTGGCGATGCTGTCAACCTGGAGTGCGCGCCCGACGAGATTTTCTGGCAGGCGCCGCAGCATGGCTTGCTGGTGCATGCCGACCACTGGCTGTGCCCGGTTGCCCGCGGCAAGCTGCGCGAACTTGGCCTGGCGGCCAATCCGGATTCTCTCTACCGTCAGCAGCGCGTCGAGACGGTGCTGCAGCAGGCGCTACGTCGCGGCAGCCAGAAAATTGACTGGGCTTGCATCAAGCATGTCCTGGCTGGCGATTTTCTGTATGCGGGCGGCGTGTTGCGCAAACCTGACGCCGAAGGGCGGCACGCAACGGTGGCGACGACCCTGATGGATGCGGGCGCCGGCGCCATGTGGATAGCGCGCAATCCCTGCCGATCGCAGGCTTTCACTGAGTATCGCCTATAG
- a CDS encoding GntR family transcriptional regulator, translated as MSKIKHPSGPSPLQLDLANRLIQKITTGELPVGTHLTEESLASQFDVSRTPVKAALRLVAQQELLDYHVNSGYFVSANTSPQPVPSIFVAGISGDALYQQMIDDRKHRLLADTMTETDFLEQYPVSRSLLRGTLVRMAADGLIEKRRGQGWNFPPIVSAPELITESYQFRIAVECAGLLENSFKADAGQLSNSRLAHEKLLQQAEAEYSAAAFFTLNAAFHEMLARFSNNRFVLQAVQQQNQFARLDEHLALYHAPRQIDSCREHLQIIEALEHGNKEWASALMKHHLTVARDTK; from the coding sequence ATGAGCAAAATCAAACATCCCAGCGGCCCCAGCCCGTTGCAGCTCGATCTGGCCAATCGATTGATCCAGAAGATCACTACAGGCGAGTTGCCAGTCGGCACTCACTTGACAGAAGAAAGCCTGGCAAGCCAGTTCGACGTCTCGCGCACGCCGGTCAAAGCAGCACTGCGCCTGGTGGCGCAACAGGAACTGCTGGATTACCACGTCAACAGCGGCTATTTCGTCAGCGCCAACACCAGCCCGCAGCCAGTCCCGAGCATCTTTGTCGCCGGCATCAGCGGCGATGCCCTGTATCAGCAGATGATCGACGACCGCAAGCACAGGCTGCTGGCCGACACCATGACAGAAACCGATTTTCTGGAGCAGTACCCAGTGTCGCGCAGCCTGCTCAGAGGTACGCTGGTGCGCATGGCGGCAGATGGCTTGATCGAAAAGCGGCGCGGCCAGGGCTGGAACTTCCCGCCTATCGTCAGCGCTCCGGAGCTGATCACCGAAAGCTATCAGTTCCGCATCGCCGTGGAATGCGCCGGCCTGCTGGAAAACAGCTTCAAGGCCGACGCCGGCCAGCTAAGCAACAGCCGCCTGGCGCATGAGAAGCTGCTGCAACAGGCGGAAGCCGAATATTCTGCCGCGGCTTTTTTTACTCTCAATGCGGCATTTCACGAAATGCTGGCCCGCTTCTCCAACAATCGTTTCGTCCTGCAGGCAGTTCAGCAGCAAAACCAGTTCGCTCGGCTTGATGAGCACCTGGCGCTTTACCACGCCCCACGCCAGATTGATTCCTGCAGGGAGCACTTGCAGATCATCGAGGCGCTGGAACACGGCAACAAGGAATGGGCATCTGCCTTAATGAAGCATCATTTGACAGTCGCCCGGGACACTAAATAG
- a CDS encoding type II toxin-antitoxin system Phd/YefM family antitoxin: MQTFNIHEAKTHLSRLVEQAAKGESFVIAKAGKPLVKVMALNAPEASQLMRLGFMEGQIAVPDDFDRMGGSEIEQLFDGDA, encoded by the coding sequence ATGCAAACCTTCAACATCCACGAAGCCAAGACGCATTTATCCCGCCTGGTAGAGCAAGCTGCCAAGGGCGAATCTTTCGTCATCGCCAAGGCCGGAAAACCGTTGGTCAAGGTAATGGCACTCAATGCGCCAGAAGCAAGCCAGCTAATGCGGCTGGGTTTCATGGAAGGCCAGATCGCCGTACCGGATGACTTCGACCGCATGGGCGGCAGCGAGATCGAACAACTGTTTGACGGCGATGCATGA
- a CDS encoding type II toxin-antitoxin system VapC family toxin has translation MKLLLDTHLLLWAAGTPDRLSAPALALIGSQENELFFSAASLWEIAIKRGLGRSDFQVDARLLRRGLLDNGYSELVIDSEHAVAIDSLPPIHKDPFDRILVAQATVEGILLLTVDSLVAQYPGPIRLM, from the coding sequence ATGAAGTTGCTGCTGGATACGCATTTGCTTCTATGGGCTGCGGGAACCCCCGATCGCTTATCGGCGCCCGCGCTTGCCCTGATCGGTTCTCAGGAAAATGAACTGTTCTTCAGCGCCGCTAGCCTGTGGGAAATTGCCATCAAGCGTGGCCTCGGACGCAGCGATTTCCAGGTTGATGCACGGTTGTTGCGGCGCGGCCTGCTGGACAATGGCTATAGCGAGCTGGTGATCGACAGCGAGCACGCCGTGGCGATCGACAGCCTGCCTCCCATTCACAAAGATCCGTTTGACCGCATTCTGGTCGCCCAGGCGACCGTCGAGGGCATCCTCCTGTTGACCGTCGATTCACTGGTTGCACAATACCCCGGGCCTATCCGGTTGATGTAA
- a CDS encoding LacI family DNA-binding transcriptional regulator: MRPTPSTDTQRPPTITDVAREAKVGKTSVSRYLNGEFDSLSEALRLRIQQAIGTLGFRPNQMARGLKRGRTRMIGMVVADISNPYSVEVMRGVEAACQKQGFMLMVCNSDNQLELEKRYLDLLTNYRVEGLVINPIGLPEEDLASISNAGLPLVIIDRRAVHLQCDMVGLDNRQAAALATQHLLQQGFQAIHFFTEPIGQISSRSEREQALRQVVAAAGKGYSASTVELDMADSAALADALRKTLKSKKRSAIFAGNGRMLLNVALGLQQLGARWPEDIGLLGFDDPNWAALAGSGITGIRQPTFDIGHAALDFLVQRIDGIVSPARMQAFPGELIIRGSTGALKNVTET; encoded by the coding sequence ATGCGCCCGACACCCAGCACAGATACGCAGCGCCCCCCGACCATCACCGACGTTGCGCGCGAAGCCAAAGTGGGTAAAACCAGTGTTTCGCGCTATCTCAACGGCGAATTCGACAGCCTTTCCGAGGCCTTGCGCTTACGCATCCAGCAAGCCATCGGCACGCTCGGCTTCCGTCCCAATCAGATGGCGCGCGGACTCAAGCGCGGCCGCACGCGGATGATCGGCATGGTGGTGGCCGACATCAGCAACCCCTATTCAGTCGAGGTAATGCGCGGCGTCGAAGCCGCCTGCCAGAAGCAGGGATTCATGCTGATGGTGTGCAATTCGGATAACCAGCTGGAACTGGAAAAACGCTATCTGGATTTGCTGACCAATTACCGGGTCGAAGGCCTGGTGATCAATCCCATCGGCTTGCCGGAGGAAGATCTGGCGTCCATCAGCAACGCCGGCCTGCCGCTGGTCATCATCGATCGCCGCGCCGTTCACTTGCAGTGCGACATGGTAGGCCTCGACAACCGGCAAGCCGCCGCCCTGGCGACACAGCATTTGCTGCAGCAAGGATTCCAGGCGATTCATTTTTTTACCGAACCGATCGGCCAGATCAGCAGCCGCAGCGAACGCGAACAGGCGCTGCGCCAGGTAGTGGCTGCCGCCGGCAAGGGCTACTCGGCGAGTACAGTGGAACTGGACATGGCAGACAGCGCCGCACTTGCCGACGCCCTGCGAAAAACCTTGAAAAGCAAAAAACGCAGCGCGATTTTTGCCGGCAACGGCCGCATGCTGCTGAATGTGGCGCTCGGCCTGCAGCAACTGGGCGCACGCTGGCCCGAGGATATCGGCTTGCTGGGTTTTGACGATCCGAACTGGGCGGCGCTGGCCGGCAGCGGTATCACCGGCATCCGCCAGCCCACTTTCGACATAGGCCATGCCGCGCTGGATTTCCTGGTGCAGCGCATCGACGGCATCGTCAGCCCCGCGCGCATGCAAGCCTTCCCCGGCGAATTGATCATCCGCGGTTCTACCGGGGCGCTGAAAAATGTAACCGAGACTTGA
- a CDS encoding sugar phosphate isomerase/epimerase family protein codes for MQATLKILIVASAYGVDFVQKQGHAAVLPLAAGAGADGLEVRRELCTGSDAEIALQLASLKDAMGAHGLQAVYSAPESLFRQNGDLDLALLTARLHEATILGAATLKLQMHDYAGGVDTTALQHALSQSAVTLLLENGQQKTGSRISEFSSFFSICAAHSPVIPVAMTFDIGNWSWAGEDAVTAAQVLASHVRYIHCKDVRGSGMRRFAVAPGEGGIDWRACLARLPGDAPRAIEYPLPADPAAQIHHARQLRSAPASHSHGASTCR; via the coding sequence TTGCAAGCAACGCTGAAGATCCTCATCGTGGCCTCGGCCTACGGCGTCGATTTTGTACAAAAACAAGGCCATGCCGCAGTCTTGCCGCTCGCTGCCGGCGCCGGCGCCGACGGACTCGAGGTCCGGCGCGAACTATGCACCGGCTCGGATGCTGAAATCGCCCTGCAGCTTGCCAGTTTAAAAGACGCTATGGGCGCGCACGGCTTGCAGGCGGTGTATTCAGCGCCGGAATCCCTGTTCCGGCAAAACGGCGATCTGGATCTGGCGCTGCTGACCGCGCGCCTGCATGAAGCAACCATCCTCGGCGCCGCCACACTTAAACTGCAGATGCATGACTATGCCGGCGGCGTCGATACCACGGCCCTGCAACACGCCCTCAGTCAATCGGCGGTAACGCTGCTGCTGGAGAACGGCCAGCAAAAAACCGGCAGCCGCATCAGCGAATTCAGCAGCTTTTTTTCCATCTGCGCAGCCCATTCCCCGGTCATCCCGGTAGCCATGACTTTCGATATCGGCAACTGGAGCTGGGCCGGCGAGGATGCCGTGACGGCTGCGCAGGTGCTGGCATCGCACGTGCGCTATATTCATTGCAAGGATGTGCGAGGCAGCGGCATGCGACGTTTTGCAGTGGCGCCCGGCGAAGGCGGCATCGACTGGCGCGCTTGCCTGGCCCGGTTGCCCGGCGACGCGCCGCGCGCAATCGAATATCCCTTGCCCGCCGATCCTGCCGCCCAAATTCATCATGCTCGGCAACTGCGCTCGGCGCCGGCATCCCACTCTCACGGAGCCAGCACATGCCGGTAA
- a CDS encoding sugar kinase: MPVKSLDVVTYGEAMAMFVANQDGDLAKAHSFIKRAAGAELNVATGLARLGLQVGWASRVGRDSFGRFVLETLANEGIDSAAVTIDERYPTGFQLKSRNDDGSDPEIEYFRKGSAASHLSIADYRPEYFMAARHLHLSGVAPAISASSLELAFHIAGEMRAAGKSISFDPNLRPTLWPSREVMADRLNALACYADWVLPGLEEGRILTGLASPHEIAGFYLARGASGVIIKLGSAGAYLRTAHQEATIAAAPVAKVIDTVGAGDGFAVGVISALLEGRDPHFAATRGNLIGAMAIQVRGDSEGLPTRKQLEQQLEHRR; encoded by the coding sequence ATGCCGGTAAAATCCCTTGACGTCGTCACCTACGGCGAAGCCATGGCAATGTTTGTCGCCAATCAGGACGGCGACCTGGCCAAGGCGCACAGCTTTATCAAACGTGCTGCCGGCGCAGAGCTGAACGTCGCCACCGGCCTGGCGCGGCTGGGGCTCCAGGTCGGCTGGGCGAGCCGCGTCGGACGCGACTCCTTCGGCCGCTTCGTGCTGGAGACACTTGCCAACGAGGGCATCGACAGCGCAGCCGTCACCATCGACGAACGCTATCCCACCGGGTTTCAGCTGAAGTCGCGCAACGACGACGGCAGCGACCCGGAAATCGAATACTTCCGCAAAGGCTCTGCCGCCAGCCATCTATCGATTGCCGATTATCGCCCGGAATATTTTATGGCGGCGCGCCATCTCCATTTATCCGGCGTCGCACCGGCGATTTCCGCGTCGTCGCTGGAATTGGCCTTCCATATCGCCGGCGAAATGCGGGCCGCAGGCAAAAGCATCAGCTTTGATCCCAATCTGCGCCCCACCCTGTGGCCGTCACGGGAGGTAATGGCAGACCGGCTCAATGCCCTGGCCTGCTACGCCGACTGGGTCTTGCCCGGCCTGGAAGAAGGCCGCATCCTGACCGGCTTGGCCAGCCCGCATGAGATCGCCGGCTTTTACCTTGCGCGCGGCGCCAGCGGCGTCATCATCAAGCTGGGCAGCGCCGGCGCCTATCTGCGCACCGCCCATCAGGAAGCCACCATCGCCGCCGCGCCGGTCGCCAAGGTGATCGACACGGTCGGCGCCGGTGACGGCTTTGCGGTCGGCGTCATCAGCGCCTTGCTGGAAGGACGCGATCCGCATTTTGCGGCTACGCGCGGCAACCTGATCGGGGCGATGGCGATCCAGGTGAGGGGCGACAGCGAGGGATTGCCGACACGGAAACAACTGGAGCAACAGCTGGAACACCGCCGCTAA
- a CDS encoding MFS transporter, which translates to METRKLAMRRWWFIMPIVFITYSLAYLDRANFGFASAAGINHDLGITQGTSSLIGALFFIGYFFFQIPGAIYAERRSVKKMIFWSLVLWGSCAALTGVISNIPMLMVIRFSLGVVEAAVMPAMLIYISNWFTKNERSRANTFLILGNPVTVLWMSVLSGYLVNSFGWRHMMIAEGVPAIVWACIWWFVVQDKPAESTWLQPQEKADLKAALDLEQVGMKPMRNYAEAFKSPAVIKLCAQYFCWSIGVYGFVLWLPSILKNAANISMVETGWLSSLPYLVAVIAMLLTSWASDKMQNRKLFVWPALLIGALAFLGSYLLGSSNFWLSYSLLVIAGAAMYAPYGPFFAIIPELLPKNVAGGAMALINSMGALGSFLGSYVVGYLNGATGSPSASYLFMASGLLAAVVLTISIKPEAQAMPLAQSVTQ; encoded by the coding sequence ATGGAAACAAGAAAACTGGCGATGCGGCGATGGTGGTTCATCATGCCGATCGTCTTCATCACCTACAGCCTGGCTTACCTGGACCGCGCCAACTTCGGCTTTGCCAGCGCCGCCGGCATCAACCATGACCTCGGCATCACGCAAGGCACCTCGTCGCTGATCGGCGCCCTGTTCTTCATCGGCTATTTTTTCTTCCAGATTCCCGGCGCCATCTATGCCGAGCGGCGCAGCGTCAAGAAGATGATTTTCTGGAGCCTGGTACTGTGGGGCAGCTGCGCCGCCCTGACCGGTGTGATCAGCAATATTCCGATGCTGATGGTGATCCGTTTTTCGCTGGGCGTGGTGGAAGCGGCGGTGATGCCGGCCATGCTGATCTACATCAGCAACTGGTTTACCAAAAACGAACGCTCGCGCGCCAACACCTTCCTTATCCTCGGCAATCCGGTCACGGTGCTGTGGATGTCGGTGCTGTCCGGTTACCTGGTCAACAGTTTCGGCTGGCGCCACATGATGATCGCCGAAGGCGTGCCGGCGATTGTGTGGGCCTGCATCTGGTGGTTCGTGGTGCAAGACAAGCCGGCTGAATCGACCTGGCTGCAGCCGCAGGAAAAGGCCGACCTCAAGGCCGCCCTCGACCTGGAACAGGTGGGCATGAAGCCGATGCGCAATTATGCCGAAGCATTCAAGTCGCCGGCAGTGATCAAGCTGTGCGCGCAGTATTTTTGCTGGAGCATCGGCGTCTATGGTTTCGTGCTGTGGCTGCCGTCCATCCTCAAGAACGCCGCCAATATCAGCATGGTGGAAACCGGCTGGCTCTCGTCCTTGCCCTATCTGGTGGCAGTAATCGCTATGCTGCTGACATCCTGGGCTTCTGACAAGATGCAGAACCGCAAGCTGTTTGTCTGGCCGGCGCTGCTGATCGGCGCCCTGGCATTTCTCGGCTCCTACCTGTTGGGCAGCAGCAACTTCTGGCTGTCCTACAGCTTGCTGGTGATTGCCGGCGCTGCCATGTATGCGCCTTATGGCCCGTTCTTTGCCATCATTCCCGAGCTGCTGCCGAAGAATGTCGCCGGCGGCGCCATGGCGCTGATCAACAGCATGGGCGCGCTGGGATCTTTCCTCGGCTCCTATGTGGTCGGCTACCTGAACGGCGCCACCGGCAGCCCGTCCGCTTCCTATCTGTTCATGGCCAGCGGCTTGCTGGCGGCGGTGGTGCTGACCATTTCCATCAAGCCGGAAGCGCAAGCCATGCCACTGGCGCAATCTGTCACGCAATAA